Proteins from a single region of Pseudodesulfovibrio portus:
- a CDS encoding ABC transporter substrate-binding protein, giving the protein MNRILSALLLILLLPATASALTMTDDSGRTVTFDKPFTRIISLYAAHSENLFELGLDEEIVGVSRQEDYPAHAMEKTAFSARDGVERFLAAEPDLVLIRPMLDRGYPGLWQALERHGITVVSLQPNTVDEMYGYWRALGLLTGRETDAEGMVRTFKDKLSFFEERLAHLPEQERPRVFFESIHSKHATFSPGSMPLFVLHYAGGRNAAPDARPKRDTNIAAYGLERLLDRGKDIDFYLAQYGAMNQVSVDKIRNGPAASRIKAVLNNTVFLVDEHLVSRPTMRLLTGIDTVYRLLHW; this is encoded by the coding sequence GTGAACCGAATTCTCTCCGCCCTTCTTCTCATACTCCTCCTGCCTGCCACCGCCTCGGCCCTGACCATGACCGACGACTCCGGGAGAACCGTCACTTTCGACAAGCCGTTCACCCGCATCATTTCCCTGTACGCGGCGCACAGCGAAAACCTCTTCGAGCTCGGCCTCGACGAGGAAATCGTCGGCGTGTCCCGCCAGGAGGACTATCCCGCGCACGCCATGGAAAAGACCGCCTTCAGCGCCCGCGACGGCGTGGAGCGGTTCCTGGCCGCCGAGCCGGACCTGGTACTCATCCGCCCCATGCTCGACAGGGGGTATCCCGGCCTGTGGCAGGCCCTGGAACGACACGGGATCACCGTGGTCTCCCTGCAACCCAACACCGTGGACGAGATGTACGGGTACTGGCGCGCCCTCGGGCTGCTGACCGGCAGGGAAACGGATGCCGAGGGGATGGTCCGTACCTTCAAGGACAAGCTCTCCTTCTTCGAGGAACGGCTCGCGCACCTGCCGGAGCAGGAACGGCCCAGGGTATTTTTCGAATCCATCCACTCCAAACACGCCACCTTTTCGCCCGGCTCCATGCCCCTGTTCGTCCTGCACTACGCGGGCGGGCGGAACGCGGCGCCCGACGCCAGGCCGAAACGCGACACCAATATTGCCGCCTACGGCCTGGAACGCCTGCTCGACAGGGGCAAGGACATCGATTTCTACCTGGCCCAGTACGGAGCCATGAACCAGGTCTCGGTGGACAAGATCCGCAACGGCCCGGCTGCCTCGCGCATCAAGGCCGTGCTGAACAACACCGTCTTCCTGGTGGACGAGCACCTGGTATCCAGACCGACCATGCGGCTTTTGACGGGCATCGACACCGTATACCGGCTGCTGCACTGGTAG